From Paralcaligenes sp. KSB-10:
GACCAAGACTGCGCCGATAAAGAACAGGTAATAGAAGAACGTTCGATCTACTTCAGAGGGCAGGATAAGCCCCTGTGCTCCTGCGGTCAGGGGCTTGGCAATCAGGGTCAGTTCCCGAATGGCCAGGAACAGGCCCAGCATGGCGATTGAAAAATACACGCCGCGTAATCGCAACAAGGGGTAGCCGATGATCAAGGCCAGGACTGCGGAGAAGAGGGCCGCCAGCGGTACGGTCGGCGCAAATGGCAGCCCGGCCTTTGCCACCAGAATTCCAGTGACGTAGCCGCCGACTCCGAAGAAAACACCGTGTCCGAAGTCCACATAGCCCGTGAAACCTGAAATGAAGTTCCAGCTGGACGACAGGATGATCCACATGAAGATCGTGCTCATTGTCAGCAGCACACTGTCATTGACTCCGAAGAACGGCACCACGCTCAGGCCCACCACCCCGGCAAGCACCAGAGCCAGCAATCGATAGCGGCCGATGCCTCTGGCACTGGGTCCGGCATCGTGGAGATCAATCGATCTCGCCTTGGCGGCTGGATTGCTCATGCGTTCACCCCGCGCAACTGGAAGATTCCTTTCGGACGAGTAGCCAGGACGATGACAACAAGAATGAAGGCAGCCGCTGTCCCGAGGCCAGTCCCGACATTGGGCACATAGCCGCTCAGCGCTGACTCGATGAGACCGACAAACATGGCGGCTGCCAGGGTTCCCGAGATACGGCCGCGGCCACCGAGAATCA
This genomic window contains:
- a CDS encoding branched-chain amino acid ABC transporter permease; this translates as MSNPAAKARSIDLHDAGPSARGIGRYRLLALVLAGVVGLSVVPFFGVNDSVLLTMSTIFMWIILSSSWNFISGFTGYVDFGHGVFFGVGGYVTGILVAKAGLPFAPTVPLAALFSAVLALIIGYPLLRLRGVYFSIAMLGLFLAIRELTLIAKPLTAGAQGLILPSEVDRTFFYYLFFIGAVLVVSLAWWLRRSQFGLSLLAIKDDEYGAEARGVNTTVLKLTVFCLSAAITGSVGACWAYEVTFIDPGIMFRDSFLINVAIMATLGGLGTVWGPVIGSVVFLLVRDTLWANQGNSFLVVFGVFLIVLVLFMPEGIVGTIQRGERTVLGRLIRRLRHRGSSHVDLSHPTVSPAPTRIVTND